In the genome of Streptomyces collinus, one region contains:
- a CDS encoding FecCD family ABC transporter permease, protein MNVTEVKASLPPGVRLGRVSFFWRPWLVGVSLLLAAAAFLVFCVSIGVGDFPIGLPQVIRTLLGRGEQVDEFVIMDLRMPRALAGLVVGIALGVSGAITQSIARNPLASPDVLGITTGASAVAVFLVTVSGGAAAAVTETVGLSAAALAGGLGTGLLVYFLAWRRGIDGFRLILIGISVSAVMEAITTWLLVTADIRDVAQAQAWLVGSLDDRSWGEVEVALWGTLVLLAVVAAVAFQFKPMHFGDEVAAGLGVRYAAVRAVLLLCAVLLAGVAVSAAGPVPFVALVAPQVAMRLARCPTPPMLASGLVGALLLIGSDLVARAVLPVSLPVGVVTAAIGGPFLVYLLVRANLR, encoded by the coding sequence ATGAACGTGACCGAAGTGAAGGCGTCGCTGCCGCCGGGCGTGCGGCTGGGCCGGGTGTCGTTCTTCTGGCGGCCCTGGCTGGTGGGGGTCTCGCTGCTGCTGGCGGCGGCGGCCTTCCTGGTCTTCTGCGTGTCCATCGGCGTCGGGGACTTCCCCATCGGCCTGCCGCAGGTGATCCGCACGCTCCTCGGGCGGGGCGAACAGGTCGACGAGTTCGTCATCATGGACCTGCGGATGCCGCGCGCCCTGGCCGGGCTCGTCGTGGGGATCGCGCTCGGGGTGTCCGGGGCGATCACCCAGTCCATCGCCCGCAACCCCCTGGCCAGCCCGGACGTTCTGGGCATCACCACGGGCGCGAGCGCGGTCGCGGTGTTCCTGGTGACGGTGTCGGGCGGGGCCGCCGCGGCCGTGACCGAGACCGTGGGTCTGTCGGCGGCGGCGCTCGCCGGCGGTCTCGGCACGGGGCTGCTGGTGTACTTCCTGGCCTGGCGGCGCGGGATCGACGGCTTCCGGCTCATTCTCATCGGCATCTCGGTGAGCGCGGTGATGGAGGCCATCACCACCTGGCTGCTCGTCACGGCCGACATCAGGGACGTGGCCCAGGCACAGGCCTGGCTGGTCGGCTCGCTCGACGACCGCTCGTGGGGCGAGGTCGAGGTGGCCCTGTGGGGCACGCTCGTCCTGCTGGCCGTCGTGGCCGCCGTGGCGTTCCAGTTCAAGCCGATGCACTTCGGCGACGAGGTCGCCGCCGGCCTCGGGGTGCGGTACGCGGCCGTGCGGGCGGTCCTGCTGCTGTGCGCGGTGCTGCTGGCCGGTGTGGCGGTGAGCGCGGCGGGCCCGGTCCCGTTCGTCGCGCTCGTCGCCCCCCAGGTGGCGATGCGGCTGGCGCGCTGCCCGACACCGCCGATGCTCGCCTCGGGCCTGGTGGGCGCGCTGCTGCTGATCGGCTCGGACCTCGTCGCGCGGGCGGTCCTGCCGGTGTCGCTCCCGGTCGGCGTGGTCACCGCCGCGATCGGCGGGCCCTTCCTCGTCTACCTGCTGGTGCGGGCCAACCTCCGGTAG
- a CDS encoding lysine N(6)-hydroxylase/L-ornithine N(5)-oxygenase family protein yields the protein MSQVLPDDASPVHDLIGIGFGPSNVAMAIALREHNTRVGRQEAITAHFFEQQPRFGWHRGMLIDDATMQVSFLKDLVTLRNPASEYSFLCYLQSKGRLIDFINHKNLFPLRVEFHDYFEWAASQVDDMVSYGHEVVGVAPVTRDGVVEHLEVTVRSGGGLEVHRARNLVIGTGLRPLMPEGVERGERVWHNSELLARVDELEGTSPSRFVVVGAGQSAAENVAYLHRRFPGAEVCAVFSRYGYSPADDSSFANRIFDPQAVDEYFAAPEDVKRRLMDYHGNTNYSVVDIDLIDDLYRQSYQEKVLGTERLRFLNVSRLTAVKETPTSALATVKSLVTGEETDLDADVVVFATGYSPADPTGLLGEVADRCVRDEEGRVRVERDWRIATDPALRCGIYLQGGTEHTHGITSSLLSNTAIRVGEILDSLLGRGSASAAGEARTLADGTGSTARQ from the coding sequence ATGTCGCAGGTTCTTCCTGATGACGCATCACCGGTTCATGACCTGATCGGTATCGGCTTCGGGCCGTCCAATGTGGCCATGGCGATCGCGCTCCGCGAGCACAACACCCGCGTCGGCAGGCAGGAGGCGATCACCGCTCACTTCTTCGAGCAGCAGCCCCGCTTCGGCTGGCACCGCGGCATGCTCATCGACGACGCCACCATGCAGGTCTCCTTCCTCAAGGACCTGGTGACGCTGCGGAACCCGGCCAGCGAGTACAGCTTCCTCTGCTACCTGCAGAGCAAGGGCCGGTTGATCGACTTCATCAACCACAAGAACCTGTTCCCGCTGCGCGTGGAGTTCCACGACTACTTCGAGTGGGCCGCGTCCCAGGTCGACGACATGGTCTCCTACGGCCACGAGGTCGTCGGGGTCGCGCCCGTGACCCGGGACGGCGTCGTGGAGCACCTGGAGGTGACCGTCCGCTCGGGCGGCGGCCTGGAGGTCCACCGGGCCCGCAACCTCGTCATCGGCACCGGCCTGCGCCCCCTCATGCCCGAGGGTGTGGAGCGCGGCGAACGCGTCTGGCACAACTCCGAACTCCTCGCACGTGTCGACGAGTTGGAGGGCACCTCGCCGTCCCGGTTCGTCGTCGTGGGGGCCGGCCAGAGCGCCGCCGAGAACGTCGCCTACCTGCACCGCCGCTTCCCCGGGGCCGAGGTCTGCGCCGTCTTCTCCCGCTACGGCTACAGCCCCGCCGACGACAGCAGCTTCGCCAACCGGATCTTCGACCCCCAGGCCGTCGACGAGTACTTCGCGGCGCCCGAGGACGTCAAGCGCCGTCTGATGGACTACCACGGCAACACCAACTACTCCGTGGTGGACATCGACCTGATCGACGACCTCTACCGGCAGTCGTACCAGGAGAAGGTCCTCGGCACCGAACGCCTGCGCTTCCTCAACGTCTCCCGCCTCACCGCCGTCAAGGAGACCCCCACCAGCGCCCTGGCGACCGTGAAGTCCCTCGTCACCGGCGAGGAGACCGACCTCGACGCCGACGTCGTCGTGTTCGCCACCGGCTACAGCCCCGCCGACCCGACCGGTCTGCTCGGCGAGGTCGCCGACCGCTGCGTCCGCGACGAGGAGGGCCGCGTCCGCGTCGAGCGCGACTGGCGCATCGCGACCGACCCGGCCCTGCGCTGCGGTATCTACCTGCAGGGCGGCACGGAGCACACGCACGGCATCACCTCGTCCCTGCTGTCCAACACGGCCATCAGGGTGGGCGAGATCCTGGACTCGCTCCTCGGACGCGGCTCCGCTTCCGCCGCCGGCGAGGCCCGCACGCTCGCCGACGGCACGGGCAGCACGGCCCGTCAGTAA
- a CDS encoding FecCD family ABC transporter permease: MGTTAVMERPAPGGSAKTRRRRVMGLGTLLAVLVAVAVLSLAVGARALSPAEVWHGLFGAPTSDQRLTEIRLIVETVRVPRTVLAIVAGIALGVGGALIQGFTRNPIADTGLLGVNTGASFAVVSVIAVFGFSDPFQYVWFAFLGAAVAGVVVFGLASIGRGAGNPLTLALAGQGITVFLMAMTTAVALSNQASLNALRFWNAGSVAGVGFDVIWPVTGFIAVGVVLGLTTLPSLNLLNLGDDVARGLGVNIALSRTVGITAITLLAGAATAACGPIAFLGLMVAHVARYLTGPDYRWLVPCAGLLGAVVLLVCDIIGRLVVRPGELDAGVVVALLGAPFFAVLVWRGKFRSA, encoded by the coding sequence ATGGGCACGACTGCTGTGATGGAGCGCCCCGCGCCCGGGGGCTCGGCGAAGACCCGTCGGCGACGGGTCATGGGTCTGGGCACCCTTCTGGCGGTCCTCGTGGCCGTTGCGGTGCTGTCGCTCGCCGTCGGCGCCCGGGCGCTGAGTCCGGCCGAGGTCTGGCACGGGCTCTTCGGGGCCCCGACGTCCGACCAGCGGCTCACGGAGATCCGGCTCATCGTGGAGACCGTACGGGTGCCCCGTACGGTTCTCGCGATCGTCGCGGGCATCGCCCTGGGGGTCGGCGGTGCGCTCATCCAGGGGTTCACCCGCAACCCGATCGCCGACACCGGCCTGCTCGGCGTGAACACCGGCGCCTCGTTCGCCGTGGTGTCGGTGATCGCGGTCTTCGGGTTCTCCGACCCGTTCCAGTACGTCTGGTTCGCCTTCCTCGGTGCGGCGGTCGCCGGTGTGGTGGTGTTCGGTCTCGCGAGCATCGGCCGGGGCGCCGGCAACCCGCTGACGCTGGCCCTGGCCGGGCAGGGGATCACGGTCTTCCTGATGGCGATGACCACGGCCGTCGCGCTGTCGAACCAGGCCTCGCTGAACGCGCTGCGGTTCTGGAACGCGGGCTCCGTGGCCGGCGTCGGCTTCGACGTGATCTGGCCGGTGACCGGGTTCATCGCCGTCGGCGTGGTGCTGGGGCTGACCACGCTGCCCTCGCTCAACCTGCTCAACCTCGGTGACGACGTGGCGCGGGGGCTCGGCGTGAACATCGCGCTGAGCCGGACCGTCGGCATCACCGCCATCACGCTGCTGGCGGGGGCGGCGACGGCCGCGTGCGGCCCCATCGCCTTCCTCGGTCTCATGGTGGCCCACGTGGCCCGCTACCTGACCGGCCCCGACTACCGCTGGCTGGTGCCCTGCGCCGGGCTGCTCGGCGCCGTCGTCCTGCTGGTCTGCGACATCATCGGCCGACTGGTGGTCAGGCCGGGCGAGCTGGACGCCGGTGTCGTCGTCGCGCTCCTCGGTGCCCCCTTCTTCGCGGTGCTCGTCTGGCGCGGAAAGTTCAGGAGCGCATGA
- a CDS encoding MarR family winged helix-turn-helix transcriptional regulator, with the protein MTPPSVLNLSAYLMYATGKAARRTLSEKLTARGLRLWHLTVLTLVADLGPQPKGVLAARLDMNASDLAKIVKDLADAGQVTCVRSLADRRRVDVLITPEGRLALDHLSADIASADDDLLTPLSEAEREQLASLLRRVHAHHEDTGPSAGFRPAAQARQP; encoded by the coding sequence ATGACCCCGCCCAGCGTGCTGAACCTCAGCGCGTACCTGATGTACGCGACGGGAAAGGCCGCCCGCCGCACCCTGTCGGAGAAGCTCACCGCCCGAGGGCTGCGGCTGTGGCATCTGACCGTCCTGACCCTGGTCGCCGACCTCGGTCCGCAGCCCAAGGGCGTGCTGGCCGCCCGGCTGGACATGAACGCCAGCGACCTCGCGAAGATCGTGAAGGACCTGGCCGACGCGGGGCAGGTCACATGCGTCCGCAGCCTGGCCGACCGCCGCCGCGTCGATGTCCTCATCACCCCGGAGGGCAGACTCGCCCTCGACCATCTCAGCGCCGACATCGCGTCCGCGGACGACGACCTCCTGACGCCGCTGAGCGAGGCGGAACGGGAGCAACTCGCCTCCCTGCTGCGGCGCGTGCACGCCCACCACGAGGACACCGGTCCCTCGGCAGGCTTCCGGCCGGCGGCTCAGGCCCGCCAGCCGTAG
- a CDS encoding response regulator translates to MTAASDKADAIDVLVVDDDFMVARVHRAFVERVEPFRVVGTAHTGGQAIEAADELRPDLILLDLYLPDLFGLDVIPRLRTAGHDCDVMVISAATEADTVRGAVRRGVVDYLLKPFDFEDLRLRLERYAAQRGRLLTTVVRGQADVDRVLAGAFAPAPASTLPKGMSVETAGLVERALRAADGTLSATECAALTGVSRVSARRYLEYFHGTGSAEVSLRYGAAGRPERRYGWRA, encoded by the coding sequence ATGACCGCGGCAAGCGACAAGGCGGACGCGATCGACGTCCTCGTGGTCGACGACGACTTCATGGTGGCCAGGGTCCACCGCGCGTTCGTCGAACGCGTCGAGCCGTTCCGCGTCGTCGGTACGGCCCACACGGGCGGACAGGCCATCGAGGCGGCCGACGAACTGCGCCCCGATCTCATCCTGCTCGACCTGTACCTGCCCGACCTCTTCGGACTCGACGTCATCCCCCGGCTGCGCACCGCCGGCCACGACTGCGACGTCATGGTCATCAGTGCGGCGACGGAGGCCGACACCGTACGCGGCGCGGTCCGGCGCGGTGTGGTCGACTACCTCCTCAAGCCCTTCGACTTCGAGGATCTGCGCCTGCGTCTGGAGCGCTACGCCGCCCAGCGGGGCCGGCTGCTCACCACGGTGGTCCGCGGCCAGGCCGACGTGGACCGGGTCCTGGCCGGTGCCTTCGCCCCCGCCCCGGCGTCCACCCTGCCCAAGGGCATGAGCGTGGAGACCGCAGGGCTCGTGGAGCGGGCCCTGCGCGCTGCGGACGGCACGCTGTCCGCGACCGAGTGCGCCGCCCTCACCGGAGTGTCCCGGGTCAGCGCCCGCCGCTACCTGGAGTACTTCCACGGCACGGGCAGCGCGGAGGTGTCCCTGCGCTACGGCGCCGCCGGCCGGCCCGAACGGCGCTACGGCTGGCGGGCCTGA
- a CDS encoding methionyl-tRNA formyltransferase — translation MRVVMFGYQTWGHRTLQALLESEHDVVLVVTHPKSEHAYEKIWSDSVADLAEEHGVPVLIRNRPDDDELFERLKEADPDIIVANNWRTWIPPRIFGLPRRGTLNVHDSLLPKYAGFSPLIWALINGEPEVGVTAHMMNDELDAGDIVRQEAVPVGPTDTATDLFHKTVDLIAPVTIGALGLIAAGQTEFTKQDRSQASFFHKRADDDSRIDWSWPAEDLERLVRAQSEPYPSAYTFHKGKRLDVLASFVSEGRYGGTPGRIFYREGEGVVIVAGADARTGRNHGLAITRVRTEDGRELPAAEYFTSMGGYLTTRP, via the coding sequence ATGCGGGTCGTCATGTTCGGTTACCAGACCTGGGGGCACCGCACCCTGCAAGCCCTCCTGGAGTCCGAGCACGACGTGGTGCTGGTCGTGACCCACCCCAAGAGCGAGCACGCCTACGAGAAGATCTGGAGCGACTCCGTCGCGGACCTCGCCGAGGAGCACGGCGTCCCGGTGCTGATCCGCAACCGCCCGGACGACGACGAGCTGTTCGAGCGCCTCAAGGAGGCCGACCCGGACATCATCGTGGCCAACAACTGGCGTACGTGGATCCCCCCGCGCATCTTCGGCCTGCCGCGCCGGGGAACGCTGAACGTGCACGACTCGCTGCTGCCGAAGTACGCCGGGTTCTCCCCGCTGATCTGGGCGCTCATCAACGGCGAGCCCGAAGTGGGCGTCACCGCCCACATGATGAACGACGAGCTCGACGCCGGCGACATCGTCCGGCAGGAGGCCGTGCCGGTCGGCCCGACGGACACCGCGACCGACCTCTTCCACAAGACCGTCGACCTCATCGCCCCGGTCACCATCGGCGCGCTCGGCCTGATCGCCGCCGGGCAGACCGAGTTCACCAAGCAGGACCGCTCCCAGGCGTCCTTCTTCCACAAGCGCGCCGACGACGACAGCCGCATCGACTGGAGCTGGCCGGCCGAGGACCTGGAGCGCCTGGTGCGCGCCCAGTCCGAGCCGTACCCCAGCGCCTACACCTTCCACAAGGGCAAGCGGCTCGACGTCCTGGCCTCGTTCGTGTCCGAGGGCCGCTACGGCGGCACGCCCGGCCGCATCTTCTACCGCGAGGGCGAGGGCGTGGTGATCGTCGCCGGCGCCGACGCCCGGACGGGCCGCAACCACGGCCTGGCCATCACGCGCGTCCGCACCGAGGACGGCCGGGAGCTGCCCGCCGCCGAGTACTTCACCTCCATGGGCGGCTACCTCACCACCCGCCCCTGA
- a CDS encoding sensor histidine kinase: protein MVATFRRHSLAGEMLVLQLAIVVVVLLAVAAVSLAQSQATFNRVEGRRVSALAEQLAANPLVRSQLVRPAPGEALAPLVLATQAQAGVTSVTVADGAGRIVSSTNPTVVGERMRLGPGTGRGRGWSGQLTLDGNRELAAQVPVLGATEENLGRILGTVMIGEADPTVWQRLSGASSYLLAYLGIASGLGVAGSWLLARRVKRQTLGLEPGEIAGLAEHREAMLYGIAEGVIALDPQHRLTLVNDMGRRLLDLPEDCVGQSLTGLGIEGRLRDVLSGTAAGERDEVVVRHGRVLVMNRMTVTKDGRSLGSVTTLRDRTELARLEREIGSFRSSSELLRAQAHEFANQLHTISGLIQIGEQDEVVSYIRALSRHRQSLDVTLSRRVRDTAVAALLMAKASLAAERKVSLRISDDTALERLAPEDAADVATVVGNLVDNAVDAAAARDDAWVEVALRQDASSVEIAVRDSGPGVAPELAHEVFSHGFTTKAAREGERGIGLALTKLVCERHGGEISVANTPEGAVFTARMTVSHLPGTVAEGAAR, encoded by the coding sequence GTGGTCGCCACCTTCCGCCGCCACTCGCTCGCGGGCGAGATGCTGGTGCTCCAGCTCGCCATCGTCGTGGTGGTGCTGCTGGCCGTCGCCGCGGTCTCCCTCGCCCAGTCCCAGGCCACCTTCAACCGCGTCGAGGGACGCCGGGTGAGCGCGCTCGCCGAGCAGCTGGCCGCCAACCCCCTGGTGCGCAGCCAGCTGGTGCGTCCCGCGCCGGGGGAGGCGCTCGCCCCGCTGGTACTCGCCACGCAGGCGCAGGCGGGGGTGACGTCGGTGACGGTGGCCGACGGGGCCGGGCGGATCGTCAGCTCCACGAATCCCACGGTCGTCGGCGAGCGCATGCGGCTCGGCCCGGGCACCGGCCGGGGGCGCGGCTGGTCCGGGCAGCTGACGCTGGACGGCAACCGCGAGCTGGCGGCCCAGGTGCCCGTCCTCGGAGCGACCGAGGAGAACCTGGGCCGGATCCTGGGCACCGTGATGATCGGCGAGGCCGATCCGACGGTGTGGCAGCGGCTCAGCGGTGCCTCCTCCTACCTGCTCGCCTATCTGGGCATCGCCAGCGGACTCGGAGTGGCCGGCTCCTGGCTGCTGGCGCGGCGGGTGAAACGGCAGACCCTCGGGCTGGAGCCGGGTGAGATCGCCGGGCTCGCCGAACACCGGGAGGCGATGCTGTACGGGATCGCCGAGGGCGTGATCGCCCTGGACCCGCAGCACCGGCTCACCCTCGTCAACGACATGGGACGCCGCCTGCTCGACCTGCCCGAGGACTGCGTCGGCCAGAGCCTCACGGGCCTCGGCATCGAGGGGCGGCTGCGCGACGTGCTGTCCGGCACGGCCGCCGGCGAGCGTGACGAGGTCGTCGTCCGCCACGGCCGGGTCCTGGTGATGAACCGGATGACCGTCACCAAGGACGGGCGGTCCCTCGGCTCGGTCACCACCCTGCGCGACCGCACCGAACTGGCCCGGCTGGAGCGGGAGATCGGCTCCTTCCGCAGCTCCTCTGAGCTGCTGCGCGCGCAGGCGCACGAGTTCGCCAACCAGCTGCACACCATCTCCGGGCTGATCCAGATCGGCGAGCAGGACGAAGTCGTCAGCTACATCCGCGCGTTGAGCCGGCACCGCCAGTCCCTGGACGTCACCCTCAGCCGCCGTGTCCGGGACACCGCGGTGGCCGCGCTGCTGATGGCGAAGGCGTCCCTGGCGGCGGAACGGAAGGTCAGCCTGCGGATCTCGGACGACACCGCGCTGGAGCGCCTCGCCCCGGAGGACGCCGCCGACGTGGCGACCGTGGTGGGCAACCTCGTGGACAACGCCGTCGACGCAGCCGCCGCCCGCGACGACGCCTGGGTGGAGGTGGCGCTGCGGCAGGACGCCTCCAGCGTGGAGATCGCGGTCCGTGACTCCGGGCCGGGCGTGGCTCCCGAACTGGCCCACGAGGTCTTCTCCCACGGCTTCACCACCAAGGCCGCGCGGGAGGGTGAGCGCGGCATCGGACTGGCCCTGACCAAGCTGGTCTGCGAACGGCACGGGGGAGAGATCTCGGTGGCCAACACCCCCGAGGGGGCCGTGTTCACCGCACGCATGACCGTCAGCCACCTCCCGGGCACGGTGGCGGAAGGAGCGGCCCGATGA